A stretch of Malus sylvestris chromosome 11, drMalSylv7.2, whole genome shotgun sequence DNA encodes these proteins:
- the LOC126590401 gene encoding monooxygenase 2-like, with protein MENLAEKPEVIRREVIQNYAKGFPPIYLDVVQHSDLSTLTWAPLMFRYPWHVVLGNLGKQNIRVAGDAMQPMTPDLGQGGCKALEDAVVLGRYIGTSFIQNGRLVPKEMDNDNVSGKCVEERRWHVTLLMAGPMVIFSRTGQQAWSGWGMKFLRDAVIYRFIYITIVKFTRYDCGNLISS; from the coding sequence ATGGAAAATCTGGCGGAGAAGCCCGAAGTTATAAGAAGGGAAGTGATTCAGAATTATGCCAAGGGCTTTCCTCCTATATATCTAGACGTTGTGCAGCACTCAGATCTTTCAACATTGACATGGGCTCCATTAATGTTCAGGTACCCGTGGCATGTAGTATTGGGGAATCTAGGCAAGCAAAACATCAGGGTGGCTGGAGACGCCATGCAACCCATGACACCTGATTTAGGACAAGGAGGTTGCAAGGCATTGGAAGATGCAGTGGTATTAGGCAGATACATAGGGACATCCTTCATACAAAATGGAAGACTTGTGCCAAAAGAGATGGACAATGACAATGTGAGTGGAAAATGCGTTGAAGAAAGAAGGTGGCATGTCACGTTGTTGATGGCAGGACCAATGGTCATATTTAGCAGGACGGGCCAGCAGGCATGGTCCGGATGGGGTATGAAGTTCTTAAGGGATGCCGTAATTTACAGGTTCATTTACATTACAATTGTAAAATTTACTCGTTATGATTGTGGAAACTTGATTTCTAGCTAG